CACATCATATAAAGGCAGCTGCAGCATTCAAAAGAAGCGGCTCATAAGAGATCCTGAAGATCCTGGAGCTTCTACTCAATTGGTACCAGGCCTTCGAAATAATGGACATCATATGCTCAACAAAAAGCTAAAATTATGCGGGATCATAGTTTCTATCAGTTATACTAGCAATTTCAACCACTTCTAACTCGGGTAGGTCATCATAAATTGAACTCCTGTAGTATAAACTGCCCTGCAGTATGAGCAGAAAGCAAAAAGTTACCTCTGAAGATAATTTTCCAGAAGCATTTcaatttcttcttcctcttctgcATCAGATAGAGTGTATCCGGAGTAAGATTTAAAGCAATCATGTTCTGAGTGCATAAACGATGACCGTATAGGACTCACCTTCTGCAATTTCTTTATCCAAAGGAACAGGGCATTCCATGGAATGATTTGTTCGGTTAAGTGTGCAGTTCCGTCCCATGATACATATCCGCCGAATTTCATCCGTATCTTCCAAAAGATCAAATAGCATCTGCCTAAGAGCTCCTGCCCGTGATCCCAATTCAACCTTTGCAAATTGCAAAAAGGAACATAATACATATTGGTTATAATTTTCCATTAAAGCCAGTCTGAATTTGTGTTCATACAAAAATGATATCATACCAGTGTTTGCTTGCTAGTTCGTAGTTGTTCTAAAATGTCTCCCGTTAACCGGTTTGGCAGGACTTCAAGTAGTGATTGGACCTAAAATTTACGAAAAAGATCTCCCACATTAGCCCATCGTTTCAAAGTTTGTATTTGGTTTACAATATCTCAACAGTTCACCCTCTAAAACATTTTTCTTCAGAAATACTGCTACAAAAAGTCAGTTTGCATCCGTCATCTTGCAGGGCGCACTCAGGTCTACAACATTttcaatagtaataataacaaaaTTATACTCACTGCGTTTTCATACTCACACGAGGTTCTAAATCCATCATCCTTTTCTCCAAACGTTGTATTCGTGAAACCAAGGCTGCTTCAACAACCTATAAATATTAATGATGAGCTCTTCAGTGCATATAATAGAAAAACAATGTACTTTTGTGTGGCCTAGAAAACATTCTTGAATCTTAACACCTGAACTATGTTTCGCATGACACATGTCTCTGATATGATATCTTACCTCAAGCACAAATGGCATCGACATCCCTCCATTTGTATTTTCAGGACTCAAACGAGGTAGCAGCGAATCAATGAAAGCTTTCCCTCCTCTCCTAAAGATAGTTAACAAACAACGCATCACTAGAGTTCATTCGTATTATAACTTATAAGGGatagactcgatccatgacaccttaTTAATCTAATAGCATGTACAGAATTCTGCAGAGGACCCCATACCGGTTGTAGTTGAAGATGAGAACACGTTCCTGCATGACTATTGCCCGCAAGGAGCCCAAGTTCAACAAAATAGCATGCTCTCGGACCTATGATTTACAGAAGGCCAGACAGATACAGTATTAGCATTTCCATATAATGACCTCAAACCAAACAAGCCGTAAGAGTAATTGCATAATATGTAACTATGCAACTGGAAATTTCCGGCATTGAGATGATTGCAAAAATGAGTCCTACACAAGATTGCACATCATACCAGCAGTGAAGGCATTGAGTTTGTCAACCACAAGGATGGATCAACACTACGTATATCTCGAGGGCGAAGGCCTAACATACAAAAATATCAACAGAATTATTTCCAAAATCTGTGGCAATCAAAATCTAAGCTAGTACACCGTATCTAACATATTTGACAATCAAACTAGCATGGATCAAATGCTTGTCAACTGTCACAGAAGTTACGCATATACGGAGTATAAAGTATGATATCTGAAATGCAACAGAAATCATCTCACACCCCAGCATAGATTATATACAAGGAAACAACATTTCACTATATTTACTTTCGATTATTGGCTGAAACATAGCACAGCCGCAATTTCAGTAGGTACTACTTCTAGTTTACTAGAAAGCTAAAGAAAAGATGAATAATCTCACCACTGGATTTCAGCAAGTGCCTTCTATTGATGTTTTTATTTGAAATCTTGCCATCCAATGTCACTTCCACCACCTATTTCATCCAACCAAACACAAGATAAACAAATTTAATGGCGTGTTGCCAATTGTAAACTTTGATTTTAAACCTTGAAGGGTGTGTTACTAACTTAAGATAAAATTTGTATGAGATTGTTGTGCGAATACAACGATCTTACACAGTTCAAAATCCTCTGGACCTTTCGTTAATGTCATACCTCGTTTCACGAAAGATTTAGATTGTTTGGTAGAATCAGTAACGTCATGCCAATTCAAAATCTATTATAGATATAAGTTAGTTAGGCATCTAACTAACTATTTTGTAACTAACTTAATTCTGTTAGAACTAACCATAGTTAGTTGGGATTAGTTAGTTGAGGAAAGTCGGTGGTCTCAGTGTATAAATATGAGAACATTGTGTATTTCTGCACTTACTTTTTCATAATACAATTCTCTGATTCTATTCTATCTTTCTATCTTCTACAATTCTTACATCACACTTGATCATACAATCAATCAATCATAATCAGTAAAGTTCAGTTTTAATATGGTATCAGTCGTCAGATACATGATTCTGGTGATTTGATCTCTTCCTTGAATATTACAAGGTTAGAGGTATCATTTCTATTGCTTCCGCAACAATCTTCATCTTCTTGATTTGTTACTCTGTTCTTTTTCTCTTCGACATatatcattttctttcacattTTCTTGACATTTCTTCATCATGCCTGAAACTGAGAATTCATCAAACACAAACTTTGATTACTATGACGACCCACTTTTCCTGTCTCAATCTGACCAACCAAATGCATCTCTCACTACATTTCCTTTTGATGGCCATGATTATATGGGATGGAAAAGGGAGGTGCTTATGAGTTTGGCTGCAAAAAATAAGTTTGGGTTTATAGATGGGTCGGTACCAAAACCTCCTGTCACTGATAAAAGGCACAATCAATGGATAAGGTGCGATTTTATGGTCATGCGTTGGATCTCTAATTCTTTAGAGAAGCCATTGAAGGAAAGCTTGAAGTATGTTCGGTCTTCTAAGGAACTATGGTCTGAATTGTTAGAGAGATATGGTCAGGCTAACGCGCTTGAGATATATCAGTTAACAAAGGAGTTGGGTGCTGTAGTACAGGACAACTTGTCTCTAGTTGAGTATTATGGTAAGCTCAAGAATTTGTGGGAAACTTTGGATTGTTTGGATCCATTGCCTGTTTGTACTTGTGGAAAGATGGATCTTTGCACTTGTAATCTGATGAGAAGAGTGGTGGATAGGGATAACAATGCTAAGTTGATTCAATTTCTCATGAATCTAAATTCTGGATATGATGGAATACGCACACAAATTCTTTCCATGGATCCACTCCCATCCATTGGTAAAGTTCTTGGTCTTTTACAAAAGATAGAGCGTCAGAAACAAATTACAGATGCTGTGGGTTCTTTGACTGAAGCAAATGCATACGCTAGTTACAGGAGTACTGATCATAAAAAAGGGGGTTATCAGAATGTCAAGAATTCAGAAACTGCAACTAAGCATTGTGATAATTGCAACAGAGATGGTCACACCAGGGAAACTTGTTTTGGTTTGGTAAAGTGTCCTCATTGCCAAAAGACGGGTCATAATCCAGTGAACTGCTTTGTGATCAAGGGTTTTCCAGGAGACAAAGGGAAAGGCAAGGCTAAAGTTGGATCTggttatccaaagagaggagcCAATGCAGCTGATCTTTTGCTTGATTCTCCCTTGGATGAAGATCCTATTTCTGAGGTTGATCGTGCAGGGTGCAGTGCTAGTTCCAGTTCTTTATTGACTGCAGATATGCTAGATGGACTAGTTACTTCTGTTGTTGATCAGGTTCTGAAAAGAATTTCTGACCAACAACCTCATGTTTCATCTGCTAATTTTGCAGGTAAGTTTTCTCCCCTGTCTTATGCTTTCACTGCTAATAAGACTGGTTATTTGCATGATTGGATTGTGGATACTGGCGCATCAGACCATATGACACATGATTTTACCATTTTGACTGATGTTCAAGTATTTAAGAAACCAATAAGAGTTGGTTTGCCTGATGGTAGTGTTAAGCTAGTGCACAAGATAGGCACTGTTGCATTAACTGATAATTTACAGCTGTTCAATGTCTTTTTTATCCCTGATTTCAAGCAAAACCTTTTGTCAGTTGGAAAGTTACTTGACCATAATCGTTTAACTGTTGTTTTTACTGCATCTGGTTGTGAATTTCAGGACCTTTCAAATAAGCTAGTAATTGCAAAGGGAACCAGGATGGGAGACTTATACAGGTTTAATAGGAGATTGCAGACTGAGGGTGTTAATCAATCTGTTGGCTTAGTTAAAGCATTAGTTCATAATAAATTTCAAAGTCCTTATAGAAATAGCTTATTAAACAAAATTACTTTACAGAAATTTGCTTCTTATGCATCCTCCAAAACTTTAGATTTGTTTCATGTAAGGTTAGGGCACATGTCTGTTGATAAGTTGAAATATGTACCTGATTTTCAGAATGTAATAAAAAGAGATTTTGCCTGCAATACTTGTATCTATGCTAAACATCACAGGTTACCTTTTCCTGCTAGTTCAAGTAGAGCTACTAGGTGTTTTGAGTTAATTCATTTGGATGTATGGGGTCCTTACAGGACACCTTCTATGACAGGAGCTAAATCTTTCTTGACTATTTTAGATGACTACTCACGTAATACCTGGACAATTCTTTTTCAAAACAAAGATCAAGTTGCAAGTTTAATAAAAGATTACATTTTATATGTTGAGAATCAATTTGACAGCAAAATTAAGATTGTTAGATCAGATAATGGTACTGAATTTCTGCAGCAGCATTGTGATTCTTTGTTTAAGTCAAGAGGTATTTTGCATCAAACCAGTATAGTaggaaccccacaacaaaatgggagAGTTGAACGTAAGCATAGACATTTGTTGGAAACTGCTAGAGCCCTTAGATTACATGCTAATTTGCCCATTAAGTTTTGGGGAGACTGTCTTCTTACAGCTACACATCTAATTAACTTAATGCCATCTTCTGCTATTCAAAACAAGATCCCTTATGAATTGCTTTTTGGGGAGAAACCATCTTATGATACTTTAAGAGTTTTTGGATGTAGTTGCTTTGCTACAATGCCACCTACTTTTAGTGATAAGTTTGGTTCAAGGGCAAGGCATTGTATATTCATTGGGTATCCACATAGGCAAAAAGGTTATAGATTGTATGATTTATTGTTACATAAGGTTTTTGTTAGCAGAGATGTAAGATTTCAGGAAAATGTTTTTCCTTTTAAGAGAGATAGAAGCTATGAGAATTTGGATATCACAACCACTGAGTTGGTGAATCCTGCCACTTCTTCAATTATTGTTAATTCTCAAGAACCAGACAACAGCTCACAAAGTCAGGACACTGGAATTCATACCAGTCCAAGTATTCCTGATCCAGTTGAGGTTATTGGAGTTAGGCAGGTCATTGAGCCTGTCAGAAGATCATCAAGAACTAGACAAATTTCTTCTTCTTTGCAAGACTATCACTACAAGTTACCTGGCAAGGGGTTGTCTTCAGCAAGCACTTCACTTGCTGCAGTTTTTCAGGCAACTGTTTTacctactttggaaggctatGATCCAGAGTATGTTGGATCTCTTGCTAGTGTTATGCAAGAGCATGAGCCTTATTCCTACTGTCAAGCAAAAACTGATGATAGATGGGTCAAGGCTATGCAAAAGGAAGTTCAAGCTCTGGAAGATAATCATACTTGGGAGGTTGTTTCTTTGCCACCAGGACACAAACCCATTGGATCCAAATGGGTATATAAAATTAAGTATCAACCTGATGGCACAGTTGAGAGGTTCAAAGCTAGGTTGGTTGCCAAGGGGTTCAATCAAGTTAAAGATAAAGATTATAAGCATACCTTCTCTCCAGTTGCTAAGTTTACTACTGTTAGGGCCCTACTAGCAGTGGCAGCAGCAAGAGATTGGCCATTATTTCAGTTGGATATCAATAATGCCTTCTTACATGGGTTTATTGATGAAGATGTATATATGAAACCACCTGAGGGTTATGAAATAGAACCTGGCAAGGTCTGTAAGCTAAGAAGGTCGTTATATGGATTGAAACAAGCTAGTAGGCAGTGGAATAAGGAGCTTACAGTGTTCCTAACAGGCTTGGGGTATGTGCAGTCTAAACAAGACTATTCTCTTTTCACCAAGGAAGATCCAAAGACTAAGGATTTTACAGTTCTCTTAGTCTATGTTGATGATATGTTGTTAACTGGTACATCAACAACTGAGATTGATGCAGTCAAGCAACAGTTGGATAAAGCATTTTCTATTAAAGATTTAGGGAACCTGAGATATTTTCTAGGTTTAGAGATATCCAGAAACAGTGAAGGGATGATGATAAACCAAAGAAAGTACATCATGGATATTTTAGCAGATTTACAGATGGAAGATTGCTCAGCTGTTAAATTTCCTATGCAAAAAGGCCTTAAACTTTCCACAGACCAGGGTGAACTGTTGGACAATCCAGAACAGTACAGACGTCTTGTAGGAAGGTTGCTTTATCTAAATATGTCACGGCCAGATATATCCTACAGTGTGCAGCATTTGAGCCAATTTGTATCTCAACCAAGAGTACCTCATATGCAGGCAGCATTGCATGTTGTCAAGTATTTAAAAAGCAGCATTAATGCAGGCCTATTCTACAAGTCTAATTCTGATCTTCAGTTAACTGCCTTCAGTGACGCAGATTGGGGACAATGTGCCTATTCTTGCAGATCTCTTAGTGGCTACTGCATCTTATTAGGACAATCCTTGATTTCTTGGAAAACCAAGAAACAAGTGACTGTCAGCAAAAGCACTGCTGAATCTGAATATCGCAGTTTATCTTATACAACATCTGAATTGGTCTGGTTGGCAGCTATTCTTAAAGATCTACATGTGCCTGTTACTCATCCAattactctatattgtgataacaacGCAGCAATCCATATCACAGCAAATCCGGTTTTCCATGAGAGAACCAAACATTTGAGCATAGACTGCCACTTTGTAAGGGATAAACAACTAGAGGGCTTTCTGATTACTAAGCATATCAGGACTGGCAATCAATTAGCTGATATAATGACAAAACCCTTAGGGGCAGATCAGCATTCTTTTTTCTCTCGTAAGCTTGGACTGATCTTTCAAACTAGTCCAGCTTAAGGGGGgaatattatagatataagttaGTTAGGCATCTAACTAACTATTTTGTAACTAACTTAATTCTGTTAGAACTAACCATAGTTAGTTGGGATTAGTTAGTTGAGGAAAGTCGGTGGTCTCAGTGTATAAATATGAGAACATTGTGTATTTCTGCACTTACTTTTTCATAATACAATTCTCTGATTCTATTCTATCTTTCTATCTTCTACAATTCTTACATCACACTTGATCATACAATCAATCAATCATAATCAGTAAAGTTCAGTTTTAATAAAATCTCACCAGGAAAACACAAGAAGTCGTAATTAAACTCCTTCCCCTGTCGAGTGTCGACAATTTATACAGATTAGGAGTACTGTTTATTGATCTAATCACACTCAGAATTTTAAGTAAACTCAAGAAAGATCTTTGAATTGGCTATAGTTGAACTTAATATTCAGGATCCGAAAACAAATCTATTAAAATCAGGAGTTGCAGCTGAAAAGGTTCTTCTGTAGAAAAAATTCGACAAACGAAGCAGTACACCCAACAAGCACAAACTCTTAAACAAATATTTGAGCAAATCAACCATTTATTAAGCTAAATTACTACTCCACAGAAATCCAAAAACGATATTCTTGAAACAGTTAGAGCGCAGTCAGCGCACTAATTCAAGCAACTCTTACATGAGACGATCTCATAACAAACTTGCAAGCGAAAGTATTAATCGAAATGAAAGAGGAAAACCCTAAAAAACGCTCAGGTTTCAAACACAAACTCATAAGCAAGTATTCCACCAAACACAAATTGATCACTCAAATATCCATAAACTAAATTCTTACAACGGTTTAGTTGACTAATTCAAGTAACTCTTATATGTGACGATCTCACGACAAACAAACTTACAAGCGAAAATATTTCTCGATATTCGAGAAAAAAACACGATAAACACAAACTCATAAGCAAGTATTCGATCAAATTAATCACTTATCGATAACTTATCTTCAATTACTACATAACACATCTAAACACTAACATTTTGCAACAATAAAGTTGCAATTAACTCTTATATGAGACGATCTCACAAGAAACTTGTAAGCGAGAACATCACTCAGAGATTCGAGAAAAAAAACCTTAAGCTCAGTTTTGGAACACATACTCATTAAGCAAGCATTCGACCGAATTGATCACTTATGATTTATGAATACCTAATCTACAATTACTACATACGAATATACGAGTAACACATCCAAACACAATTCTCGAAACAGTAAAGTTGTAATAATTCAAGAACGgagtaatttttatttttatatgagACGGTCTCACGATAAGTTTATCGAGAAAAAACAAAACCTGATAAACAGGCTCGGGAATTCCAAGGGAGAGCAAATCAGGAGGAGAATTCTGCTTCGGAAGAATAAGATCATTATTATCAGAAGAagaatcatcatcatcaacaattTTACCATCACTTCGATTTTCTCTCTCCTCAAAATCACTAAGCGCTGAGGAATTCACCAGACAACTACACTTCGTTCTAGAAGCTTCTACTGCTGCGATCGCAACCGGAAAGAAGGAGGCGAAGAGACGGTGGTTGTTACGGTGGAGAAAGAAACTCGACGACCGGAAACATGGCGGCCGTAAAACGACGTCGTAGAAAGGGAGGTTTGACGGCGGAGTTTTCGCCGGAAACATTGATGTCGTCGGAATTCCGGCGGTCGTGGAATCGGTTAATGGAGTTAGGAGTTTTTGTTGTGGATTTTGTGGATAACGGATAATAATACGGTTAATTTGGAGTAATATTTTAAGTTATTTTGAAAAAAATGTGGCGGGGACCCactttttctttcggtttttgtGGTGTGAATTATGTTTCGTTAAGGGTGGTCTGAATGGTCTTGCGTATTGTTGAGGTTTTGAACAGTGGTTGGGTAGTAATATAGACAACAAGTTTACATCTCCTGGTGCTGTGAGTACAGCCTCGTGTAGTAATATACTAATATGGAATGTTTACCCAATGCGACTAGCTGTGACCAGTTTGTAAGTAGCGCGAGTTCTGACATGTTTATGGACTCCGGTTCTGAGTCTCCCTCTCCCTCGCCATTTCAATGTGATAATATCCCTTCTCTTACCTTTGCCCCGGAAACTACAAAATGCAGCTTCTCTAACAAAAGACAAGCCCACAAAAAATTGTATCTGTCACACAAAGATTACGAAAACTTGAAACTTGGGAGGAATCTACAATTTTTCCATCCCAAATCAGGGGCTTATATGAAGGTTCGCCCCCTCTTCTCTCAGTCTTCATCTTTTCCGGGAACCCTCAATGAAGATCCTTCACAGGAAGCAACAGTTCCCTCTTATCCTCCTTTGTCGAAAAATCATTATCCAGATCATATTAAGTTCAATGACGATGGGGAAGCAGTTTCCTCTTATCCTCCTTTGCCGAAAAATCATTATCCAGCAGTGGACTTTGATCCAGCTATTAATCATATTAAGTTCAATGACGATGAGGCTATTTCTCATGAAGTTAAGAAGCCTCGTTTGTCACCTGAGAAGGTTTCTAATCACTTTTGCGAGGTTACCAAAGTTTCTTTGTCTGAAGGTGCTATTTTGGACCATCCTCTGAAGGTCGGTTCTAACACTTTGACATGTCCAAGTCCGTTTGTATTTTCTGCAGTCACGAAGACGCATTCAAGAGCAGTTTGTAGCAGATTTGTGGGGAATTCTACCAGTAGTCATTGCTCGAATCGGGTTCGAGCTAAGGTAATGAATAAATCTAtgttgatgatcagacgttcaTCTACTTTTTTTTGCGAGTTGACGGGGAGTCCAAGAGCGGGGCGCGTGTTCTAAGAGAAAAGATTATTGCTCGTTCCAGCTTGACCACCATCCTCCGTTTAAAAAGCGTCGTCTTTGTTTTGGTGTCAACTCTCTTTGTAATTTTAGTTATGTTGGTTGTGCTTTTT
The Silene latifolia isolate original U9 population chromosome 11, ASM4854445v1, whole genome shotgun sequence genome window above contains:
- the LOC141610894 gene encoding magnesium transporter MRS2-11, chloroplastic, with the protein product MFPAKTPPSNLPFYDVVLRPPCFRSSSFFLHRNNHRLFASFFPVAIAAVEASRTKCSCLVNSSALSDFEERENRSDGKIVDDDDSSSDNNDLILPKQNSPPDLLSLGIPEPVYQVVEVTLDGKISNKNINRRHLLKSSGLRPRDIRSVDPSLWLTNSMPSLLVREHAILLNLGSLRAIVMQERVLIFNYNRRGGKAFIDSLLPRLSPENTNGGMSMPFVLEVVEAALVSRIQRLEKRMMDLEPRVQSLLEVLPNRLTGDILEQLRTSKQTLVELGSRAGALRQMLFDLLEDTDEIRRICIMGRNCTLNRTNHSMECPVPLDKEIAEEEEEEIEMLLENYLQRCESLHGQAERLLDSAKEMEDSLAVNLSSRRLEVSKVELLLQVGTFCVAIGALVAGIFGMNLRSYLEEHSMAFWFTTAGIMVGILVGFFLMYSYLKKRKVL